In a single window of the Luteibacter rhizovicinus DSM 16549 genome:
- a CDS encoding response regulator, with translation MNKPRILVVEDESDIRRFLKLALEREDMTVFEAGDALRARIEAASRQPDLIVLDLGLPDDDGKAVIRDVRGWSSAPIIVLSARDSEAEKVAALEAGADDYLSKPFGVPELVARVRAQLRRASLAGDRGQASARIRFGDIEVNLATHEVSRRGEAVHLTPIEFRLLTALVRGQGKVLTHRQLLHDVWGPGYATRPHYVRVYMANLRQKLEDEPARPRHLVTELQVGYRLAGLD, from the coding sequence ATGAACAAACCGCGCATCCTGGTCGTCGAAGACGAATCGGATATTCGCCGGTTCCTGAAGCTGGCCCTCGAGCGCGAAGACATGACCGTGTTCGAAGCCGGTGATGCCTTGCGTGCCCGGATCGAAGCCGCGAGCCGTCAACCCGATCTGATCGTTCTCGATCTCGGCCTCCCCGACGACGACGGCAAAGCCGTGATCCGCGACGTGCGCGGGTGGTCGTCGGCGCCGATCATCGTGCTTTCCGCGCGTGACAGCGAAGCGGAGAAAGTCGCCGCGCTGGAGGCGGGCGCGGACGATTATCTTTCCAAGCCCTTCGGTGTTCCCGAGCTGGTGGCGCGTGTGCGTGCGCAGCTGCGCCGGGCGAGCCTGGCCGGCGATCGCGGCCAGGCCAGCGCGCGCATTCGCTTCGGAGATATCGAAGTGAACCTCGCAACACACGAAGTGTCGCGTCGCGGCGAAGCCGTCCACCTGACACCGATCGAATTCCGCCTGCTGACCGCACTGGTCCGCGGGCAAGGCAAGGTGCTGACCCATCGGCAACTGCTGCATGACGTATGGGGTCCGGGTTACGCCACGCGACCGCACTACGTGCGTGTCTACATGGCCAATCTCCGGCAAAAGCTCGAGGACGAACCGGCCAGGCCGCGTCACCTCGTGACCGAACTCCAGGTCGGCTACCGGCTGGCAGGCCTGGACTGA
- a CDS encoding DUF4118 domain-containing protein → MIPYSLEVTPRPFRYRVLAYAVAACATTTGIAALLLRVFDLSNVVMVFLLTVVLVALRWGRAAGALAAFVAVGSFDFFFVPPVWSFHVSDTQYIFTFVLMLAVALVTGQLAARLRDEAVTAAAGEKRASALATVATDLSVAVRNDDIARVCATRIGPLLDGSATLLLPDDHDRMSPQGPGDAGIAQWVLEQGLPAGQDTDTLLAFNATYLPLPTAMRTRGVLLLERTTRTPLDAGQVTLLRAFQSLIALAIERVHFVDVAHETQLRMEGERLRSTLLAAVSHDLRTPLTAIRGMAGMLGDNDVARAIANQADRMQRQVVNLLDAARMQGEGVRLDLQWQALDEVVGAALASIDLGGRRVLVDMSRDFPLVSLDAALFERVLANLFDNATKYTPDDATLRIRADRVGTRIHLTVEDDGPGFPPGVNADSLFDAFSRGARESSIPGVGLGLSLSRRIVEAHGGSIAASRVTPHGARFEITLVAGEPPTIDLEDPE, encoded by the coding sequence ATGATTCCGTACAGCCTCGAGGTGACACCGCGCCCGTTCCGCTACCGCGTGCTGGCTTATGCGGTGGCTGCCTGCGCCACCACCACCGGGATCGCGGCACTCCTTCTGCGCGTGTTCGACCTGTCGAACGTGGTGATGGTGTTCCTGCTCACTGTCGTCCTCGTAGCGCTGCGCTGGGGCCGCGCCGCCGGCGCCCTGGCCGCCTTTGTCGCCGTCGGCAGTTTCGACTTCTTCTTCGTGCCGCCGGTCTGGTCGTTCCACGTGTCGGACACGCAGTACATCTTTACGTTCGTCCTGATGCTCGCGGTGGCCCTCGTCACCGGACAGCTGGCAGCACGGTTGCGCGACGAAGCCGTCACCGCGGCCGCCGGCGAGAAACGTGCGAGCGCATTGGCCACCGTGGCGACCGACCTGTCGGTGGCCGTCCGCAATGACGACATCGCCCGGGTATGCGCCACACGCATCGGCCCGTTGTTAGATGGCAGCGCAACCCTCCTGCTTCCCGACGACCATGACCGTATGTCACCACAAGGCCCCGGTGACGCCGGCATCGCCCAGTGGGTGCTCGAGCAAGGCCTTCCGGCAGGACAGGATACGGACACACTCCTCGCGTTCAACGCCACCTATCTTCCGCTTCCCACCGCGATGCGTACGCGCGGCGTGCTGCTTCTGGAACGCACGACAAGGACGCCCCTGGATGCCGGGCAGGTCACGTTGCTACGCGCCTTCCAGTCGCTTATCGCCCTGGCCATCGAGCGCGTGCACTTCGTCGACGTGGCCCACGAAACCCAGCTGCGCATGGAAGGCGAGCGGCTACGCAGTACGCTGCTTGCCGCCGTGTCCCACGATCTACGAACACCCTTGACGGCCATCCGTGGCATGGCAGGCATGCTCGGAGACAACGACGTCGCGCGCGCCATCGCGAACCAGGCCGACCGCATGCAGCGCCAGGTGGTGAACCTGCTGGATGCGGCGCGCATGCAGGGCGAAGGTGTGCGCCTCGACCTGCAATGGCAGGCACTGGATGAGGTCGTCGGTGCCGCGCTGGCATCGATCGATCTCGGCGGTCGCCGCGTCTTGGTCGACATGTCGCGAGATTTTCCGCTGGTGTCGTTGGACGCCGCCCTGTTCGAGCGGGTGCTGGCGAATCTGTTCGACAACGCCACCAAGTACACCCCCGATGACGCGACCCTTCGCATCCGCGCCGACCGCGTCGGCACGCGAATCCATTTGACCGTCGAGGACGATGGCCCGGGTTTTCCACCGGGCGTCAACGCGGATTCCCTCTTCGACGCGTTTTCCCGTGGCGCACGCGAATCGTCCATTCCCGGTGTCGGGCTCGGCCTGTCGCTGTCACGGCGTATCGTCGAGGCACACGGTGGCAGCATCGCCGCGTCGAGGGTCACCCCGCATGGCGCACGCTTTGAAATTACCCTGGTCGCCGGCGAGCCGCCGACGATCGACCTGGAAGACCCCGAATGA
- a CDS encoding glutathione S-transferase N-terminal domain-containing protein gives MSDLSTFPITSRWPAAHPDRIQLYSLPTPNGVKTSILLEELGLPYEVHLVDIMKNENKTPEFESLNPNGKIPAMIDPNGPGGKPIGLFESGAILLYLAEKTGKFIPADAAKRWETIQWVFFQMAAIGPMFGQVGFFHKFAGKEFEDKRPLQRYVDESKRLLGVLDRRLDGRQWIVGDEYTIADIATLGWVNNLVTFYGARELVGFDDFQNVIAWLERGTSRPGVERGLKIPSRT, from the coding sequence ATGTCAGATCTCTCCACGTTCCCCATTACCTCGCGCTGGCCTGCCGCGCACCCCGACCGTATCCAGCTCTACTCGCTGCCGACACCCAATGGGGTCAAGACCTCGATCCTGCTCGAGGAGCTCGGGTTGCCGTACGAGGTTCACCTCGTCGACATCATGAAGAACGAGAACAAGACGCCCGAATTCGAGTCGCTCAACCCGAACGGCAAGATCCCGGCAATGATCGATCCGAATGGTCCCGGCGGTAAGCCGATCGGTCTTTTCGAATCCGGTGCGATCCTGCTCTACCTTGCGGAGAAGACCGGGAAGTTCATTCCGGCGGATGCGGCGAAGCGCTGGGAAACCATCCAGTGGGTGTTCTTCCAGATGGCCGCGATCGGTCCGATGTTCGGCCAGGTGGGTTTCTTCCACAAGTTTGCCGGCAAGGAGTTCGAGGACAAGCGTCCGCTGCAGCGCTATGTGGATGAGTCGAAGCGTCTTCTTGGTGTACTGGATCGTCGTCTCGACGGCCGCCAGTGGATCGTTGGCGACGAATACACCATCGCCGACATCGCCACGCTGGGCTGGGTCAACAATCTGGTGACGTTCTACGGTGCACGTGAGCTCGTTGGGTTCGATGACTTCCAGAATGTCATTGCCTGGCTCGAACGCGGCACCTCGCGACCTGGCGTGGAGCGAGGGCTGAAGATCCCGTCGCGTACCTGA
- a CDS encoding N-acyl homoserine lactonase family protein, with product MKLRSCVFAPVVVLAAWLGWAAASTAATTATLPDPARAGFADRLYRLDCGRSLANDESVWTPGENVGKPIEFSSTCWLIKHGGTWLIWDTGVPESALNDPKGWSTLPQLIVYHLDQSISGQLSAIGLTPDDIHYVAISHTHGDHIGNVALFPKATVLIQRVEYAWIRSPDGPNANVNQLKALARKLMGSPKHLQLLDGNTDVFGDGSVTLFPTPGHTPGSQSLLVHLKQSGFIILSGDVAHSAANLRNDVVPSLNTDKAASVTSMENVKVMMDRYHAQLFINHDKAQTDTLKILPAFYD from the coding sequence ATGAAACTGCGCTCATGCGTGTTCGCGCCGGTCGTCGTGCTGGCAGCGTGGCTTGGGTGGGCGGCCGCCTCAACGGCGGCGACCACGGCCACCCTTCCCGACCCGGCACGCGCCGGCTTCGCCGATCGGCTGTATCGGCTGGATTGCGGCCGCTCCCTCGCGAACGACGAATCGGTGTGGACACCGGGAGAAAACGTCGGCAAGCCGATCGAATTCTCCTCGACATGCTGGCTGATCAAGCACGGCGGCACGTGGCTGATCTGGGATACCGGCGTGCCGGAATCCGCCTTGAACGACCCGAAGGGCTGGTCGACCCTTCCCCAGTTGATCGTGTACCACCTCGATCAGTCGATCTCCGGCCAGCTTTCCGCGATCGGCCTGACACCGGACGATATCCACTACGTCGCGATCTCGCATACGCACGGCGACCATATCGGGAACGTCGCACTGTTCCCGAAGGCGACGGTCCTTATCCAGCGCGTCGAGTACGCATGGATCCGTTCGCCGGATGGACCGAACGCCAACGTGAATCAACTGAAGGCGCTGGCGCGCAAGCTCATGGGATCGCCGAAGCATCTCCAGCTTCTCGACGGCAACACGGACGTGTTCGGCGACGGCAGTGTCACGCTCTTCCCCACGCCGGGACACACGCCGGGAAGTCAATCGCTTCTCGTCCATCTGAAGCAATCCGGCTTCATCATCCTGTCGGGTGACGTCGCCCATTCCGCCGCGAATCTGCGCAACGATGTCGTGCCCAGCCTGAATACCGATAAGGCCGCGTCGGTCACCTCGATGGAGAACGTCAAGGTCATGATGGATCGATATCACGCGCAGCTATTCATCAATCACGACAAGGCGCAGACCGACACGCTGAAGATCCTGCCTGCCTTCTACGACTGA
- a CDS encoding acyltransferase family protein translates to MSTTRRHDIDALRIFAFALLILYHTGMAYVVGWDFHIKSAYTAEWLQWPMLFVNRWRMSLLFLISGAAIALAAPEGRLWRFARERTWRLMLPLIFGMFVVVPIQPYCEGVANGHLTPGFWNFLVSYWHVHPWPKDSFGGWQYGITWNHLWYLPYLWTYTLCLVALMPLLGLARVRTGVAAFCRAPTWVMIVAPAALLEFYVLTLDPFFPATNAFVGDWYQHAKYATIFLGGYLLAREAGFWTRVVAIRKATLVTAGVAIAVYMGLRLAGHLVTADSWVHRVPDAFWDRLTEVSHCLYLWTALLTILGWGKAFLDRPFRWLPYCTEAVYPWYMLHQSLIILLVFWLKPMSLGPWLEPALVVSGTVAGCYVLHEFVIRRVAFIRPLFGLKAAKRVPGTAVVRADSSVGADSSAMGAREGA, encoded by the coding sequence ATGAGCACGACCCGCCGCCACGACATCGATGCCTTGCGCATCTTCGCCTTCGCACTACTGATCCTGTATCACACGGGCATGGCCTACGTTGTCGGCTGGGACTTCCACATCAAGAGCGCGTACACGGCCGAGTGGCTGCAGTGGCCGATGCTCTTCGTGAACCGCTGGCGGATGTCCCTGTTGTTCCTGATCTCCGGCGCAGCGATCGCCCTAGCCGCGCCCGAAGGTCGCCTCTGGCGATTCGCGAGGGAGCGCACCTGGCGACTGATGCTGCCGCTGATCTTCGGCATGTTCGTGGTGGTGCCCATCCAGCCGTACTGTGAAGGCGTCGCCAACGGTCACCTGACCCCGGGGTTCTGGAACTTCCTGGTCAGTTACTGGCACGTCCACCCCTGGCCGAAGGACAGCTTCGGCGGGTGGCAGTACGGCATCACCTGGAACCACCTCTGGTACCTGCCCTACCTGTGGACATACACGCTGTGTCTCGTCGCCTTGATGCCCCTGCTGGGGTTGGCCCGGGTGCGCACCGGCGTCGCCGCCTTCTGCCGTGCGCCGACCTGGGTCATGATCGTCGCACCGGCCGCGCTTCTCGAGTTTTATGTCCTGACGCTGGATCCGTTTTTCCCGGCAACGAATGCTTTCGTCGGTGACTGGTACCAGCATGCCAAGTACGCGACGATCTTCCTCGGCGGCTACCTGCTTGCCCGTGAGGCCGGGTTCTGGACTCGCGTCGTGGCGATACGCAAGGCGACCCTGGTGACGGCCGGCGTGGCGATCGCGGTCTACATGGGCCTGCGGCTGGCCGGGCACCTGGTCACCGCCGATTCCTGGGTGCACCGCGTACCGGACGCGTTCTGGGACAGGCTGACGGAGGTGTCGCATTGCCTGTACCTGTGGACCGCCCTGCTGACGATTCTCGGCTGGGGCAAGGCCTTCCTCGATCGTCCCTTCCGGTGGCTACCGTACTGCACCGAGGCGGTGTATCCCTGGTACATGCTGCACCAGAGCCTGATCATCCTGCTGGTGTTCTGGCTGAAGCCGATGTCTCTGGGGCCGTGGCTGGAACCCGCGCTGGTGGTGAGCGGAACCGTTGCCGGCTGCTACGTGCTGCACGAGTTCGTGATCCGCCGCGTGGCGTTCATCCGGCCGCTGTTCGGATTGAAAGCGGCGAAGCGCGTGCCCGGTACCGCTGTTGTGCGAGCCGATTCATCTGTGGGAGCCGATTCATCGGCGATGGGTGCTCGCGAAGGCGCCTGA
- a CDS encoding M61 family metallopeptidase produces MKSTLLASALLAALAGVGATAVHADDVPAPQDIAYNGTLKLAVDATDLDHRVLRVRETIPAQAGPLTLLFPQWIPGHHSPTGPIDQFAGLVVTSGGKRIEWKRDEFNVYAFHVDVPAGASSVDVEFQTLTPQDTRQGRIVMTPDIVNVEWNQVSLYPAGYRADRVQVDASVTLPAGFQYGSALEEASKSGDTVNFKTINYDDLVDSPIFAGRYFKRVDLDPNGRSPVHLNIVADNAKSLEIKPEALEIHRKLVQQMDKLYGARHYNHYDFLLALTDKLGGIGLEHHRSSENSAAPGYFTEWDKNWLGRDLLAHEYNHSWDGKYRRGADLATPSFNVPMGNSLLWVYEGQTQFWGNVVAARSGLVTQDQARDLLAFVAATYDKGRPGLSWRTIEDTTNDPTIAQRRPLSYRNYQMSEDYYQGGQMIWLDVDTRLRELTKNKRNLDDFAKAFFGMKDGDWKVNPYTFEEVVSTLNGIAPYDWATYLRDRVDGHKGDIEGIERGGWKLVYNDKPSDAIKGFETRRMMTDLTYSAGFAVSSKGDISDVRWDGPAFKAGLSPGMHIIAVNSKEFSGDVLKDAVTDAKTSKAPIQLLVKNFDQYKTINVDYHDGLMYPHLERDKSKPDWLGELYKAK; encoded by the coding sequence GTGAAATCCACCCTTCTTGCCTCCGCGCTGCTGGCGGCACTCGCCGGCGTTGGCGCGACGGCTGTCCATGCGGATGATGTCCCCGCTCCGCAGGACATTGCTTATAACGGCACCCTCAAGCTCGCAGTCGATGCGACCGATCTCGATCACCGCGTCCTGCGCGTCCGCGAGACCATTCCTGCGCAGGCGGGTCCATTGACCCTGCTGTTCCCGCAGTGGATCCCGGGCCACCATTCGCCGACTGGCCCGATCGACCAGTTTGCTGGTCTCGTCGTGACCTCGGGCGGCAAACGCATCGAATGGAAGCGTGACGAATTCAACGTCTACGCCTTTCATGTGGACGTGCCGGCAGGCGCCTCCTCCGTCGATGTCGAATTCCAGACGCTGACCCCGCAGGACACCCGCCAGGGTCGCATCGTCATGACGCCGGACATCGTCAATGTCGAGTGGAACCAGGTATCGCTGTATCCGGCGGGCTACCGCGCCGACCGCGTCCAGGTCGACGCGAGCGTGACGCTCCCGGCTGGTTTCCAGTACGGCAGCGCGCTGGAAGAAGCGAGCAAGAGTGGCGACACGGTCAACTTCAAGACGATCAACTACGACGACCTCGTCGACTCGCCGATCTTCGCCGGCCGCTATTTCAAGCGCGTCGACCTCGATCCGAACGGCCGCTCGCCGGTACACCTGAACATCGTGGCCGACAACGCCAAGTCGCTCGAGATCAAGCCGGAAGCGCTGGAAATTCATCGCAAGCTCGTCCAGCAGATGGACAAGCTCTACGGTGCGCGTCACTACAATCACTACGACTTCCTGCTCGCGCTGACCGACAAGCTCGGCGGTATCGGCCTGGAACACCATCGCTCCTCGGAAAATAGCGCCGCCCCGGGCTACTTCACCGAGTGGGACAAGAACTGGCTCGGTCGCGATCTCCTCGCCCACGAGTACAACCATTCCTGGGACGGCAAGTACCGTCGTGGTGCCGATCTGGCCACGCCGAGCTTCAACGTGCCGATGGGCAACAGCCTGCTGTGGGTCTATGAAGGCCAGACGCAGTTCTGGGGCAACGTCGTCGCTGCGCGCTCGGGTCTCGTGACCCAGGACCAGGCGCGCGACCTGCTCGCCTTCGTCGCCGCGACGTACGACAAGGGTCGCCCCGGCCTGTCGTGGCGCACCATCGAAGACACCACCAACGATCCGACCATTGCCCAGCGTCGCCCGCTCTCGTATCGCAATTACCAGATGAGCGAAGACTATTACCAGGGCGGCCAGATGATCTGGCTCGATGTCGACACCCGGCTGCGCGAGCTGACCAAGAACAAGCGCAACCTGGACGATTTCGCCAAGGCGTTCTTCGGCATGAAGGACGGCGACTGGAAGGTCAATCCGTATACGTTCGAAGAAGTGGTCTCGACCCTCAATGGCATTGCGCCGTACGACTGGGCGACCTACCTGCGCGACCGCGTCGATGGGCATAAGGGCGACATCGAAGGCATCGAGCGTGGCGGCTGGAAGCTGGTCTACAACGACAAGCCTTCCGACGCGATCAAGGGCTTCGAAACGCGCCGCATGATGACCGACCTGACCTACTCGGCAGGCTTCGCCGTGTCGTCGAAGGGTGATATCTCCGACGTGCGCTGGGATGGTCCGGCGTTCAAGGCCGGCCTCTCGCCGGGCATGCACATCATCGCGGTGAACAGCAAGGAGTTCTCCGGCGACGTGCTGAAGGACGCCGTCACCGATGCGAAGACGAGCAAGGCGCCGATCCAGCTGCTGGTCAAGAACTTCGACCAGTACAAGACGATCAACGTCGACTACCACGACGGCCTGATGTATCCCCATCTGGAACGCGACAAGAGCAAGCCCGACTGGCTGGGCGAGCTGTACAAGGCAAAATAA
- a CDS encoding transporter — protein sequence MILRTMLLPVVLLGVLPAFVARADDAPPICTDRPTKANSACTVPEGTWQLETDVDNDTHDAHAGSSSDTLYFVNPYIKYGIGAQTDIEVNWAPAVRVTTKSDGDRHTTRGAGDLTVRLKTSLYSGDVFNASIIPFVKAPTASHGIGNDHWEGGVAAPMSAAVGGGFTLTIGPELDALADADGHGRHLAVTNLVNIAHPLTNALSVAVEYWRQDNRDPSGHVKQASADIAFTYLASPDFQLDIGANVGVNSVTPDRQIYAGFSYHW from the coding sequence ATGATCCTCCGTACCATGCTCCTACCCGTCGTCCTGCTAGGTGTTCTCCCGGCCTTCGTTGCCCGCGCCGACGATGCCCCTCCCATATGCACGGACCGTCCGACCAAGGCCAATAGCGCCTGCACCGTGCCCGAGGGTACGTGGCAGCTCGAGACCGACGTGGACAACGACACGCACGACGCGCACGCAGGGAGTAGCTCCGACACCTTGTACTTCGTGAATCCATACATCAAGTACGGCATCGGCGCGCAAACCGATATCGAAGTGAACTGGGCACCGGCCGTGCGCGTCACGACGAAGAGCGACGGCGACCGTCACACCACGCGCGGCGCGGGCGACCTGACGGTTCGCCTGAAAACCAGCCTCTACAGCGGCGACGTGTTCAACGCCTCGATCATTCCCTTCGTGAAAGCACCGACCGCATCGCACGGCATCGGCAATGATCACTGGGAAGGCGGCGTCGCGGCACCGATGAGCGCCGCGGTGGGTGGCGGCTTCACGCTGACGATCGGACCTGAGCTCGATGCGCTGGCCGATGCCGATGGGCACGGTCGACATCTGGCCGTGACCAATCTCGTGAATATCGCGCACCCCCTGACCAACGCGTTGTCCGTGGCCGTGGAGTACTGGCGCCAGGACAATCGCGATCCGTCGGGCCACGTGAAGCAGGCGTCCGCCGATATCGCGTTCACCTACCTGGCAAGCCCCGACTTCCAGCTGGATATTGGCGCCAATGTGGGCGTGAACAGCGTGACGCCGGATCGACAGATCTATGCGGGCTTCTCGTACCATTGGTGA
- a CDS encoding LytTR family DNA-binding domain-containing protein has protein sequence MEATAPIPPGKELDQAHRRRRWLMIGFWLLVFVTAAIGNTMTSRMDAIRYNIAAPTWQIATNEFSSITIGLFILPFLLWACDRWPLHADTWRRRLPLYFLGSVAYSAVHVVGMDLIRILVYGSFGSRYEPGPWTTQAVYEYLKDVRTFFLIVAVGHMVEWFGRHIKGEASLLDVPDEGPPVEAVDRPERFLVRKLGRDFLVATADIEWVQSAGNYVNLRVRGRDYPLRSTLAALETRLDPAVFVRAHRSYLVQLAQVTAIEPLDAGDARLHMTDGTVLPCSRRYRESLRAAAAGAEPALARA, from the coding sequence ATGGAAGCGACCGCCCCGATACCCCCCGGTAAGGAACTGGACCAGGCCCATCGACGCCGTCGTTGGCTGATGATCGGTTTCTGGTTGCTGGTCTTCGTCACGGCGGCCATCGGCAACACGATGACCAGCCGGATGGACGCGATCCGCTACAACATCGCGGCGCCGACCTGGCAGATCGCCACCAACGAATTCAGCAGCATCACCATCGGCCTGTTCATCCTGCCCTTCCTGTTGTGGGCCTGCGACCGCTGGCCCTTGCACGCGGATACGTGGCGTCGGCGCTTGCCTTTGTACTTCCTGGGTAGCGTGGCGTACTCCGCCGTCCACGTGGTCGGCATGGATCTGATCCGGATCCTCGTCTATGGGAGCTTTGGGTCGAGATACGAGCCGGGCCCGTGGACCACGCAGGCGGTCTACGAGTACCTGAAGGATGTCCGGACATTCTTCCTGATCGTCGCCGTCGGCCACATGGTCGAATGGTTCGGGCGGCACATAAAGGGCGAAGCCAGCCTCCTCGACGTCCCCGACGAGGGGCCGCCGGTGGAGGCCGTCGACCGCCCGGAGCGCTTCCTCGTTCGCAAGCTGGGGCGGGATTTCCTCGTCGCCACGGCCGACATCGAGTGGGTCCAGTCGGCGGGCAACTACGTCAACCTGCGGGTACGCGGCCGGGACTATCCGCTGCGCAGCACGCTCGCGGCGCTGGAGACGCGGCTGGATCCGGCCGTGTTCGTCAGGGCGCACCGGAGCTATCTGGTCCAGCTGGCGCAGGTGACCGCCATCGAGCCGCTCGATGCAGGCGATGCCCGCCTCCACATGACGGACGGCACCGTCCTGCCGTGTAGCCGGCGCTACAGGGAAAGCCTTCGCGCCGCCGCGGCAGGCGCCGAACCCGCACTGGCCCGAGCCTGA
- a CDS encoding DUF924 family protein: protein MTASLPLPESPERVVHFWRDAGFDRWFKSDAGFDRMFSEHFMGAHLAAARGDLNAWRETAEGCLALLILLDQFPRNAFRGCGHMYATDPLARSIARHVLERGFDQQLDPEMRAFVYLPFEHSEDLADQELSVRLFDALGGAFQPYAATHRDIIRRFGRFPHRNGELGRETSPEERAFLEGGGFAG from the coding sequence ATGACCGCTTCCCTTCCCCTTCCCGAATCTCCCGAACGCGTCGTGCATTTCTGGCGCGACGCAGGCTTCGATCGCTGGTTCAAGAGCGACGCAGGCTTCGATCGCATGTTCAGCGAGCACTTCATGGGTGCACATCTTGCTGCCGCGCGCGGCGATCTGAATGCGTGGCGCGAGACAGCCGAGGGCTGCCTCGCCTTGCTGATCCTTCTCGACCAGTTCCCCCGCAACGCCTTCCGCGGTTGCGGTCATATGTATGCGACCGACCCACTGGCGCGCTCGATTGCGCGACACGTGCTAGAGCGAGGCTTCGACCAGCAGCTCGACCCCGAGATGCGCGCCTTCGTCTACCTGCCTTTCGAGCACTCGGAAGACCTGGCGGATCAGGAGCTTTCCGTGAGGCTGTTCGATGCGCTGGGTGGTGCGTTTCAGCCTTACGCGGCCACGCACCGCGACATCATCCGGCGCTTCGGGCGGTTCCCGCATCGGAACGGCGAGCTGGGGCGCGAGACCTCGCCGGAAGAGCGGGCGTTTCTCGAGGGGGGCGGGTTCGCGGGGTGA
- a CDS encoding outer membrane protein → MEKLLLTAAAAAALSFASFGAQASSEGTFIGINGGRTNYDISHSDFHDKTDTAFGAVVGYRWAVDRPFYLGVEAGYVDLGKITSKYDETESFGTGANAPVATFHEKDELKGRAILVGANGKWELPHHWTITARLGLAHSHTSYDAKYNQKFNGELVQSESFHDSSNDNGIYAGVGFGYDFTKNFGVTVNYDNYSLKAQGITDDKRTVNVGVWGAAAEVRF, encoded by the coding sequence ATGGAAAAGCTTCTCCTCACGGCAGCCGCGGCTGCCGCACTTTCGTTTGCTTCGTTCGGTGCCCAGGCTTCCAGCGAAGGTACCTTCATCGGTATCAATGGCGGTCGTACCAACTACGACATCAGCCACTCCGATTTCCACGACAAGACCGATACCGCCTTCGGCGCGGTGGTCGGCTATCGCTGGGCGGTGGATCGTCCGTTCTACCTCGGCGTTGAAGCCGGTTATGTGGACCTGGGCAAGATCACGAGCAAGTACGACGAGACGGAATCGTTCGGTACCGGCGCAAACGCTCCCGTCGCCACCTTCCACGAAAAGGACGAGCTCAAGGGTCGTGCCATTCTCGTTGGCGCCAACGGCAAGTGGGAGCTTCCGCACCATTGGACGATCACGGCTCGTCTGGGCCTTGCGCATTCGCACACGTCCTACGATGCGAAGTACAACCAGAAGTTCAACGGCGAGCTTGTCCAGAGCGAATCGTTCCACGACTCCTCGAATGACAACGGCATCTACGCCGGCGTCGGCTTCGGCTATGACTTCACGAAGAACTTCGGCGTGACGGTCAACTACGATAACTACTCGCTGAAGGCGCAGGGCATCACCGATGACAAGCGCACGGTGAATGTTGGCGTCTGGGGCGCGGCGGCAGAAGTCCGCTTCTGA